Proteins encoded in a region of the Populus nigra chromosome 3, ddPopNigr1.1, whole genome shotgun sequence genome:
- the LOC133690385 gene encoding ankyrin repeat-containing protein BDA1-like produces the protein MLLIKIGLEGTMEEMQRRLKEAAVEGNVIALLKLLEEDKLVLDGCATDCFTETPLHISAMLGHLEFTRKILCRKPEFAKELDFLGSSPLHLATANGHLEVVRALLSVNPDMCFAQNRDGRNPLHIAVIKGRVDVLKELVQNKPEAVLHPTARGETILHLCVKYFQLEALKLLVETITDYGFINSKDEDGSTVLHLAVADKEIEIISFLIMKTEIEVNEINASGFTALDIALAQGRRNWKDVDVQDSLHQVGASSAKNLSSTMHRLEAVEAMNLRSEDHFRSLHSRLKRKCQRRQSYGLGEKRNALMIVASLIATMAFQAGISPPGGLWQEDSQGATSNEHEAGRSIMADKFPAAYNKFVMHNSIAFLASLSVILLLISGLPFRWRFSMWILTAIMWVAITESTFTYLISIYCLSSLHQRRTYIVTVVVLSVVMLGLLSVLLVGHSVRLIPKIVKLGRRLMAPRDRRILFE, from the exons ATGCTACTCATAAAGATAGGATTGGAGGGAACTATGGAGGAGATGCAAAGAAGACTTAAAGAAGCAGCGGTGGAAGGGAATGTAATTGCCTTGCTGAAATTGCTTGAAGAAGATAAGCTTGTCCTTGATGGATGTGCTACAGATTGTTTTACAGAGACACCTCTGCACATATCTGCCATGCTTGGACACTTggaatttacaagaaaaatctTATGTCGAAAACCTGAATTCGCAAAAGAACTCGATTTCCTTGGATCATCTCCACTTCACTTGGCAACAGCAAATGGGCACCTTGAAGTGGTGAGAGCACTGCTGTCGGTCAACCCTGACATGTGCTTTGCTCAGAATCGAGATGGCCGGAACCCACTTCATATTGCTGTGATCAAAGGCCGAGTTGATGTCTTGAAAGAATTGGTTCAAAACAAACCCGAAGCTGTTCTTCATCCGACTGCACGAGGTGAGACCATCTTACATCTCTGTGTCAAATACTTCCAATTGGAGGCACTGAAGCTCCTGGTCGAGACAATCACAGACTATGGATTTATAAATTCTAAGGACGAGGATGGCTCAACTGTCCTGCACTTGGCGGTAGCCGATAAAGAAATTGAG aTCATAAGTTTTCTGATCATGAAAACCGAGATTGAGGTAAACGAGATAAATGCTAGTGGTTTCACAGCGCTAGACATTGCCTTAGCACAGGGTCGAAGAAATTGGAAAGATGTAGACGTCCAGGATTCCCTGCATCAAGTAGGGGCTTCGAGTGCAAAAAACCTCTCTTCAACAATGCACAGATTGGAAGCTGTTGAGGCCATGAACTTACGATCAGAAGATCATTTTAGAAGCTTACATTCGCGGTTGAAAAGGAAGTGTCAAAGGAGACAGAGCTATGGGTTGGGAGAAAAGCGAAATGCGTTAATGATAGTGGCATCCCTCATCGCAACCATGGCTTTCCAAGCTGGGATTAGTCCACCAGGTGGTCTTTGGCAAGAGGATTCACAGGGGGCAACATCAAATGAACATGAAGCTGGCCGGTCCATAATGGCTGATAAGTTCCCAGCTGCTTACAATAAATTTGTGATGCACAACTCCATAGCTTTTCTAGCATCTCTCAGTGTGATCTTGCTACTGATAAGTGGCTTACCATTTAGGTGGAGGTTTTCAATGTGGATTCTGACGGCAATCATGTGGGTTGCAATCACTGAATCAACATTTACTTACTTGATTTCCATATACTGTCTGTCTAGCCTTCATCAGCGTAGGACTTACATTGTGACCGTGGTTGTACTCAGTGTGGTGATGCTTGGATTGTTGAGCGTTCTTCTCGTGGGGCACTCTGTCCGCTTGATTCCCAAGATTGTCAAGCTTGGAAGAAGGTTAATGGCGCCAAGGGATCGTCGAATTTTGTTTGAGTGA
- the LOC133689740 gene encoding 17.1 kDa class II heat shock protein-like, giving the protein MDFRIMGLDAPLFNTLQHMMDATDHEADKSFNAPTRTYVRDAKAMASTPADVKEYPNSYAFVIDMPGLKSGDIKVQVEDDNVLVISGERKRGEEKEGAKYVRMERRVGKFMRKFVLPENANTDAISAVCQDGVLTVTVEKLPPPEPKKPKTIEVKIA; this is encoded by the coding sequence ATGGATTTCAGAATCATGGGTCTTGACGCGCCACTCTTCAACACCCTCCAGCACATGATGGATGCAACTGATCATGAGGCAGACAAGTCCTTCAATGCGCCGACACGCACTTACGTACGTGATGCCAAGGCAATGGCATCAACACCAGCTGATGTGAAAGAGTATCCAAACTCTTATGCGTTCGTCATTGACATGCCGGGACTGAAATCAGGGGACATCAAGGTTCAAGTGGAGGATGACAATGTGCTGGTTATCAGTGGAGAGAGGAAGCGCGGAGAGGAGAAAGAAGGGGCCAAGTATGTAAGAATGGAAAGGAGGGTTGGTAAGTTTATGAGGAAGTTTGTGTTGCCTGAGAATGCTAACACTGACGCTATTTCTGCTGTTTGTCAAGATGGGGTTCTGACTGTTACTGTTGAGAAATTACCACCTCCTGAGCCTAAGAAGCCTAAGACTATCGAGGTCAAGATTGCTTGA
- the LOC133690380 gene encoding probable WRKY transcription factor 50 — protein sequence MSSPKFSTQQDTPELSDYAHDQLSNFELSEFLTFDEWIALEEAPSSIASSYACNPVYRAHVVGESGGSSSPREELSGGEGEEGREKKEAKERVAFKTKSEIEILDDGYKWRKYGKKMVKNSPNPRNYYRCSVEGCPVKKRVERDRDDPRYVITTYEGIHTHQSFS from the exons atGTCCAGTCCTAAGTTTAGCACACAGCAGGATACACCCGAGCTGAGTGACTACGCTCACGACCAGCTGTCCAATTTTGAGCTCTCAGAGTTCTTGACCTTCGATGAATGGATAGCGCTAGAAGAGGCTCCATCGTCCATAGCTTCCAGTTATGCCTGCAACCCGGTTTATAGAGCACATGTCGTTGGCGAGTCAGGTGGAAGTAGCAGCCCTCGTGAAGAGCTAAGTGGTG GAGAGGGTGAAGAAGGGCGAGAGAAGAAGGAAGCCAAAGAAAGGGTTgctttcaaaacaaaatcagaGATTGAAATACTAGATGATGGGTACAAGTGGAGGAAATATGGGAAAAAGATGGTGAAGAATAGTCCAAACCCGAG GAATTACTACAGGTGCTCGGTTGAAGGCTGCCCTGTGAAGAAGAGAGTAGAAAGAGACAGGGATGATCCAAGATATGTAATAACAACTTACGAGGGCATTCACACTCACCAGAGCTTTTCCTAA
- the LOC133689739 gene encoding 25S rRNA (cytosine-C(5))-methyltransferase NSUN5 has product MARDKAPSVKPKPKPKQTTDKSAKPRLNNAERSAYFARREAAKVLHTVLQGDANRQAVASIKSLVYSPSIRNKKATFALVCQTLKHLIIIKDVLEIANILNSKWKRQEELIYIIAYDVLFGKEISLVGGDAEKFLACRKDAMQSALAKLVVRKKAKNIDDFIALYQPPDITKPCYVRVNTLKLDVDSALHELGKQFKVQKDDMIPHLLVLPPHTDLHNHSLVLNGSIFVQGKASSMVAAVLDPKPGWEVLDACSAPGNKTVHLAALMKGKGKIIACELNKDRAKRLEDTVRLSGAANIEVLHGDFLNIDPKGPFSKVSAILLDPSCSGSGTAAQRLDHLLPSRTTDVVDTERLNKLAAFQKKALAHALSFPAVKRIVYSTCSINQIENEDVVNSILPLATSNGFQLATPFPQWQRRGLPVFEGSEHLLRTDPVEDKEGFFIALFVKKGSEKNSEERSGSRKLAGSLSNGKGRLKRFCHVNKKNLALPVFYRGIFKPWLHTKSSLTRKT; this is encoded by the exons ATGGCTCGAGACAAGGCGCCTTCCGTCAAACCCAAACCGAAACCAAAACAAACCACCGATAAATCCGCAAAGCCACGGCTGAACAACGCCGAACGGTCTGCTTACTTCGCTAGAAGAGAAGCAGCCAAGGTCTTACACACGGTTCTTCAAGGAGACGCTAATCGCCAAGCCGTTGCCTCCATTAAATCACTTGTCTACAGCCCTTccattagaaacaaaaaagcaaCTTTCGCTCTTGTTTGCCAAACTCTCAAAC atcTAATAATAATCAAGGATGTTTTGGAGATTGCGAATATACTTAACAGCAAGTGGaag AGACAAGAggaattgatttatattatagCTTATGACGTTTTATTTGGAAAG GAGATTTCATTGGTTGGCGGTGATGCGGAGAAGTTCCTTGCATGTCGAAAAGATGCTATGCAGTCAGCTTTAGCTAAGCTTGTAGTGAGAAAAAAAGCGAAGAACATTGATGACTTTATTGCTCTTTATCAGCCTCCGG ATATTACAAAACCCTGTTACGTTCGCGTAAATACCTTGAAATTGGATGTTGATTCTGCCTTGCATGAATTAGGAAAACAATTCAAG GTTCAGAAGGACGACATGATACCTCACTTGTTGGTGCTCCCACCACATACTGATTTGCATAATCACTCTCTGGTCTTGAATGGAAGCATCTTTGTGCAA GGAAAGGCAAGTTCAATGGTGGCAGCAGTTCTTGATCCCAAACCAGGATGGGAG GTTCTTGATGCATGTTCAGCTCCAGGGAACAAAACCGTTCACCTTGCTGCCCTTatgaaaggaaaagggaaaattATTGCCTGTGAGCTGAATAAGGACAGGGCTAAACGTTTAGAAGACACTGTCAGACTCTCTGGTGCTGCTA ACATTGAAGTTCTGCATGGTGATTTTCTAAACATTGACCCAAAAGGTCCATTTTCCAAG GTCTCTGCTATTCTTCTAGACCCTTCTTGCTCTGGATCTGGGACTGCTGCTCAAAGATTAGACCATTTACTCCCGTCTCGTACCACTGATGTTGTTGACACAGAGAGATTGAACAAGCTTGCAGCTTTTCAGAAGAAGGCCCTGGCCCATGCTTTGTCTT TTCCAGCCGTTAAAAGAATTGTCTACAGTACATGCTCCatcaatcaaattgaaaatgaagacgTTGTTAATTCAATCCTACCTTTGGCCACATCCAATGGTTTCCAGCTTGCAACTCCCTTTCCTCAATGGCAACGCCGCGGTCTCCCAGTTTTTGAAGGCT CCGAACATCTGCTTCGAACTGATCCAGTTGAGGACAAAGAAGGCTTCTTCATTGCCCTTTTCGTCAAGAAGGGCTCTGAAAAGAACTCAGAGGAACGAAGTGGAAGCCGGAAACTTGCTGGATCTCTTTCAAATGGTAAAGGCCGGTTAAAAAGATTTTGCCATGTGAACAAGAAAAATCTGGCGCTGCCTGTATTCTACAGAGGTATTTTTAAACCATGGTTGCACACCAAGAGCTCGCTGACAAGAAAAACCTGA